In a genomic window of Littorina saxatilis isolate snail1 linkage group LG6, US_GU_Lsax_2.0, whole genome shotgun sequence:
- the LOC138968170 gene encoding probable methyltransferase-like protein 24, with protein MTVDSHQHSSKVTYYKIGLGGEGGKLEEVGEKLKSKNHWRVESFSDIKTLLGHKDKILDVVKIDIEASEWPALAHMAQTGELNKVRQLLMEFHVFGGKDAEVIRRRLAVIRMLEKAGFRVFYTWQYAGWPGIERMTGTYPVMRTITYEVSFVNINLARP; from the exons ATGACGGTGGACAGCCACCAACATTCCAGCAAAGTGACCTACTATAAGATTGGCCTCGGAGGTGAAGGAGGGAAACTGGAGGAAGTTGGAGAAAAGCTGAAAAGCAAAAATCATTGGAGAGTGGAGAGCTTTTCTGACATCAAGACCTTGCTAGGACACAAGGAC AAGATCCTTGACGTGGTGAAAATCGACATCGAGGCCTCGGAGTGGCCTGCACTGGCGCACATGGCTCAAACAGGGGAGCTAAACAAGGTGCGACAACTGCTGATGGAGTTCCACGTCTTTGGCGGAAAGGACGCGGAAGTGATCCGTCGCCGCCTGGCGGTGATTAGAATGCTGGAGAAGGCTGGGTTCAGGGTGTTCTACACGTGGCAATACGCCGGCTGGCCAGGCATCGAACGGATGACAGGCACTTATCCGGTAATGAGGACAATCACTTACGAGGTTAGCTTTGTTAACATCAATCTTGCGAGGCCTTGA